In a genomic window of Chryseobacterium sp. G0162:
- a CDS encoding GLPGLI family protein, which yields MKKIYTLLFLALVCSVSAQNYRFVYEYKMKSDIDNEDSYITDYMNLDSDGKKSYFYNAVKYERDSIYQADKDLKMLFKSKNYDRNLGYIVEKDYSKREANLYDKYKTANLVIADREVPKWSVQKEFLKINGIDCQKAIAQYKGREWEAWFSKEYPISDGPYKFNALPGLVIRIKDMDNHHVFNMIQVKKVNSIFSFVPKNNKKMSDQEYRKLLKNETFSPEDIESINIDRQTGKMGVQLKDGYATQLDMGQIKKAGKGNEDAELARLLKKSNNPIEKENSK from the coding sequence ATGAAAAAAATCTATACTCTTTTATTTCTGGCATTAGTCTGCAGTGTGTCTGCCCAGAATTATCGTTTTGTGTATGAATACAAAATGAAATCAGATATTGATAATGAAGATTCTTATATTACAGATTATATGAATCTGGATTCAGACGGAAAGAAATCTTATTTTTATAATGCAGTGAAATATGAAAGAGATTCTATTTATCAGGCAGACAAAGATCTTAAGATGTTATTTAAGAGCAAAAATTATGATAGAAACTTAGGGTATATCGTTGAAAAAGACTATTCAAAAAGAGAAGCTAATTTATATGATAAATATAAAACTGCAAATCTTGTTATTGCGGATCGCGAAGTTCCAAAATGGTCTGTACAGAAAGAGTTTTTAAAGATCAATGGAATAGATTGTCAGAAAGCGATTGCCCAATACAAAGGAAGAGAGTGGGAAGCATGGTTCTCCAAAGAGTATCCTATCAGCGATGGGCCTTACAAATTCAATGCCCTTCCAGGGCTCGTGATAAGGATTAAAGATATGGATAATCATCATGTTTTTAATATGATTCAGGTGAAAAAAGTGAATTCTATATTTAGTTTTGTTCCTAAAAACAATAAAAAGATGTCTGATCAGGAATACCGGAAACTTCTGAAAAATGAGACATTCAGTCCTGAAGATATTGAAAGTATCAACATAGACAGGCAAACCGGAAAGATGGGTGTGCAATTGAAAGATGGGTATGCTACTCAATTGGATATGGGGCAAATTAAAAAAGCGGGTAAGGGAAATGAAGATGCGGAATTGGCAAGGTTGCTTAAGAAAAGTAACAATCCTATTGAAAAAGAAAATTCAAAATAA
- a CDS encoding pyridoxal phosphate-dependent aminotransferase: MDKLSDRVKRLGYSQTFVMSNKAREMKANGIDVISLTLGEPDFDVPDNIKQAAFDAINQNYSHYSPVPGFLELREAIAYKLKRDNNLEYKPTQICVSNGAKQAILNVLAAIINDDDEVLLPAPYWVSYDEMVKMMGGTSVMLPTSYVTDFKVTAEQLEEAINDKTKAILFSSPCNPSGGYYTYDELKSIAKVVAKYPHITIISDEIYEFINYETKTTSIAQFPEVYEQTAVINGMSKAFAMTGWRIGYSACPEWLAKACEKVQGQMTSGANTVAQRASIVALKTDPSEYRYMIDAFKKRRDLVYELIKEIPGFKVLLPKAAFYFFPDISHYIGKTLNGTEIKNSDDFAMFLLENAHVGCVGGFSFGSPECIRFSYAASEEELREAMKRIKDLLEQFN; the protein is encoded by the coding sequence ATGGACAAACTTTCAGATAGAGTAAAAAGACTAGGATACTCACAGACTTTTGTAATGTCTAATAAAGCAAGGGAAATGAAAGCGAACGGAATTGATGTTATCAGCTTGACCCTTGGTGAACCGGATTTTGATGTTCCGGATAATATCAAACAGGCAGCATTCGATGCCATCAATCAGAACTACAGTCACTACTCTCCTGTTCCGGGATTTCTGGAACTGCGTGAAGCGATTGCCTATAAGTTAAAAAGAGACAACAATCTGGAATACAAACCAACACAGATTTGTGTTTCAAATGGTGCAAAACAGGCTATTTTAAATGTTTTAGCAGCGATTATCAATGATGATGATGAGGTTTTACTTCCAGCTCCTTATTGGGTAAGCTACGATGAAATGGTTAAAATGATGGGGGGAACTTCTGTAATGCTTCCCACTTCTTATGTTACAGATTTCAAAGTAACTGCTGAACAACTTGAAGAAGCGATTAACGATAAAACAAAAGCCATCCTTTTCAGTTCACCATGTAACCCATCAGGAGGATATTACACGTATGATGAATTGAAATCTATTGCTAAAGTGGTTGCTAAATATCCTCATATAACCATTATTTCAGATGAAATCTATGAGTTCATCAATTATGAAACAAAAACAACTTCCATTGCCCAGTTCCCTGAGGTTTATGAGCAAACTGCCGTAATCAACGGGATGTCAAAAGCTTTTGCAATGACCGGCTGGAGAATCGGATATTCTGCATGTCCGGAATGGCTGGCTAAAGCTTGTGAAAAAGTACAGGGACAAATGACAAGCGGAGCTAATACTGTAGCTCAAAGAGCTTCCATTGTTGCTTTAAAAACCGATCCATCAGAATACAGATACATGATTGATGCTTTCAAAAAAAGAAGAGATCTTGTATATGAGCTTATCAAGGAAATTCCAGGGTTCAAAGTATTACTTCCAAAGGCTGCTTTCTATTTCTTCCCGGACATTTCACATTACATCGGTAAAACACTGAATGGAACAGAAATCAAAAACTCTGATGATTTCGCCATGTTTTTATTGGAGAACGCTCACGTAGGATGCGTTGGAGGATTCTCTTTTGGAAGTCCGGAATGTATCAGATTCTCTTATGCAGCATCTGAAGAAGAATTAAGAGAAGCAATGAAGCGAATCAAAGATTTGTTAGAGCAATTCAACTAA